The sequence GTGGGGCCGCCGTTGTCTTCGCGCAGTGCGAGCACGCCTTCGGTGTAGACGTTTGGCGCGGTCCTGGGCAGCGGATAGCCGGCTTGCTGAAGCTCCTTCGCGAAGGACAGCGGCAGCACGATCTTCTCGTCCAGCAGCACGCCATCGCGATCGGGATTGGCGTCATTGCCTAGTTGGCGATTCTGCAGGAAAGCGGCGCCAGACTTGCCGACGGCCGCGGTCTTCAGTCCTGCACGCTGCGCCGCCATGAACAGCGTCGGCAGTTCCAGCAGTTCGCCGCTGGTGGCCTTGTCGAGCGCACGCAGCACCATGTCGTCTTCGGTGTAGACCGGATTGCGCAGCGAAATGTCGTCACCGCCGGTGCCGCGCGTCGACGGCGGTGTCTTCATGCCCGCCTGTGGCGTGGCCCAGAAGCGATTGCCATAAAAGCCCAGCGGACCGGGGAACGCGCCGGTGGCAAATGTCGAAGCGTTCGCCATGGTGAAGGTCGGGTACGTGGAGTGGTTGTCGTCGAACCAGGTCCCACGCTTCGCCAACGCCAGGAGGTTGGGCGTGTCTTCCGCGCTTACTGCGTCCGGTCGCATGCCGTCCCACACGAACACGATCACGCGCGGATGCGGAGCGGCGTGGGCCCCCAGCGGCGAGAGGGCCAGGAGCGCCAGGGCGAGGTAGCGAAGCAGCGGGCGAAGCATGCGCGGACCTTGGGGCGATGGCGAAGCCGTCCATGCTGGGCACGGCGTGTTGCAGTTTGGTGTCGGACACGCAGGACTACTTAGCCCCCTTAGGCAAATCTACGGTGGCGAAGCTTCCTGCGGTCGCTCACGCTTGGGTGGACCCCAGAGCGCCGGCCATGAACAAACCGTCCAACGAGCACGAGCACCTATGGCCCGGCAAGCGTCCGGTGGCCACGTTCGAGCACTGGATCCTTTCAGCCATCCAGATGCTGCTCATGCTGCTGGTGTTGATCGGCGTGCTGTCCCTGATCTATCTGCTGGGTCGTGCCGTGTGGGAACAGACCGGCACGATCCACGACGTACCCATGCTCCAGACGCGCCTGCAGAACGCCTTCTCGGGCGTGCTGCTGACGCTGATCGGCCTGGAACTGATCGAAACCGTGCGCGCGTATCTGCAAAGCCATTACGTGCGGCTGGAAGTGGTGGTGATCATCGCGCTGATCGCGTTGGGTCGTCACATTGTGGAGCTCAATCCGCATGAGCTGGATGGGCCCAGGCTGATCGGCCTGGGGGTGTTGGTGTTTTCGCTGGGGGTTTGCTACTTCGTGGTGCGGCTGACGTCGGACCGGCGGTCGAAGTTCTTCAGGGGGAGGGGCGGGAACGAAGACGTTTGAAAATGCGCTGCGTCACCGTCTTCGACATTCCTTGCTGCGTGTACCAACCGCAGCCCTGGCTAACACCGCGATCGCAGCGGCCCGTTCGCGGGATCGCACAGATGAGCGTGATCGCCCCTGGATGCCGGCTTTCGCCGGCATGACGACGTGAGAGGGTAGGGC comes from Dyella terrae and encodes:
- a CDS encoding phosphate-starvation-inducible PsiE family protein, with protein sequence MNKPSNEHEHLWPGKRPVATFEHWILSAIQMLLMLLVLIGVLSLIYLLGRAVWEQTGTIHDVPMLQTRLQNAFSGVLLTLIGLELIETVRAYLQSHYVRLEVVVIIALIALGRHIVELNPHELDGPRLIGLGVLVFSLGVCYFVVRLTSDRRSKFFRGRGGNEDV